The Culex quinquefasciatus strain JHB chromosome 2, VPISU_Cqui_1.0_pri_paternal, whole genome shotgun sequence genome contains the following window.
TTCCGATACCAAATGGCTTCAGCATTGATTTCAGCTGTTGGCTACAAATTGCCTACATTGTATGACCTTAAAACGCCCATAACTTGCTTCAAAGCTTAACATACGTGCCCTAATTCCTAACTGCCAGCTTCAGACACTACAAAAGAACACACTAAATTTTGATGTTTCACGTGCATAACTTATTATTCCAAACCCCCCCAAAATATGCCCGTTCCAGATTCGTGACTCGAACGTGCCAATCATCTGGGTGCTGGGCGGTCCCGGCTGCGGCAAGGGCACCCAGTGCGAGAAAATCGTGGCCAAGTACAACTTTTCGCACTTTAGCACCGGCGATCTGCTGCGCGATGAGGTCGCGTCCGGCTCGGACCAGGGCAAGGAGCTGCAGGAGATGATGAAGAAGGGCCTGCTGGTGTCGAACGAAACCGTGCTGAAGCTGCTGGAGGCGGCCATGACGAAGGCGCTCGGCGGCACCGTCGGTTATCTGATCGATGGGTGAGTGGGAGTCGATATTTGTTCTAGGTGGAATACTTATAAAGTTATTTTAATGTGCTTTCAGCTACCCTCGTGAACCGGCTCAGGGACCGGAATTTGAAAAGTTCATCGCGCCGGTGGACATCGTTCTGTACTTTGAATGTTCGAACGTAAGTATACTCTAATCCTTGTGCACCAGCAGCACGGTGGCAATTACCCAAAACTTGGCCATGTCATGCACATACTGCGCGTAGTTGTCCAGGTACGGATCGATGGCGTACTTCATTTTGTAACTGACGCCTTGATTTTCCTTCTCGATTACCGAACAAAAGCTCACTATTCTATACCGCGAGTAGTTGTAAGATCGCACCCTGTCCTGTATCGCCTTTGCAATCTTCTGACTCAACTCGAGATTCTTGGCCGGGTTGTAAACGTATTTGATGGGATCTCCGTCCTCGTCCTTGAGGTTAAACTGCTGCCGAATTATTCGCTGCATCACCAGCTTAATGCGCTCTACGTCGAAAGGGGGCTTCGCCGCGATCGGGGACTCTTCCTCTTCTTTGTTGATCAATTTGTTGAGGTCCTTCGAGACGTCCTTGTACTTGGCTTTGCGATTTCCCAGCGCGTTGGCTAGGGTTTCGGAAAACCTCAAGATCGGTGCAGGTTGGATGGAAGCGCTGAAAAGATGTGAATTTAGCAGTTTTTAGGACTAGCTTTgcgttttgcatatttttttcgttgaagGAAAACAAAATATTGCAGCGGTCTaaagttgaattcccaaaatatgtatttttttatatgttttaggtgaCCAAAACGGTACCTTTTGAGCCACaaaggaagattttttttaaatcgtaatattttggaaaaacacgaatttcgttctttttttGAATcgtaattttatgtaaaatcgaatctACAGTCGAAAAGGACTTCacacattttctgaaaagtGTTCCGTTTTCgacacaataaaatatgttttttccaaGTAGCACCAAAACAGCACTAGTTTTTTAAATGAcgacatagcatagcatagcatagcatagcatagcattacgggtctgcaccacgctgtagggggcgccacaatggtcaattcaatattcttagacaatttgtttgctgcccggtacaaccaaaaatatctaagaacggaaatttccacactgtgctccaaggctacgcccatacagtcccgtggggatttgggaggggatgtttttgttgttcactagtggcaaaagtgcagggaacccatgcgacttttaatagtgaacggaatatttttgggaggtttggaatggggttagaggaatttcatcgggccgatgaaaatggttgaatgcgtaatgtattacatgatttggatgtttgtaagtgtaaatgttagtctgtagtgtattatctaataagcatatagttttgtaataataataataataataaatattataaatatggtaaataaaataaatttaaatataatcaagatgattccaggaagctgtaaaaatagcagtaaattaaaatctaaatgctccagatggttcccatgctgttttagaaagattcgttaatttaagcaatttgatgatatatggtatgaggagatggtatgttACAGGAAAGGTATAGGATgaggaataatatgaacatgtaaataaataatcatttaaaatacaaatgctCCTGATGGTTCCCTTGCTGTTTTAGTCAGCACTAGTTTTTTAAATGACGACATCACAgaaaataatggtccgattttcaatattatttttggaatttttcctgataccttaaaaaattatttcgaaaaatttgaactttttaaaaggtCGTTATATTGTATTTATGGccgttttaatttttacagcttaggctggtacaaatatttttaaatgtttttgtcccccccccccccccccccttcaaaattggcccgaaaaatcagggggcaaaaaaaattttttacaataaacttcaaaatttcaatgaaaattgaagtgcaaccaactaaaatcaaattaaaatacattcttctgcatataaaatcatttttagcatgtttgggtttattaaaaaaatcttaagattttttgaaaattttcgatgcaaaatcttttttttcgatacaatttttgtttttgtcaggtcttagattttttgagtgaactagtgtaaaatgcatttttttttttcaattcggttttattagtgaataatcatgtaacaatcagttcattcgcagtacataacagagttttggagttcctttcagctgtgtgttaaatctcaatccattttggcacgatcattgcttataacttcgagattaccaagagtaagaaaaattttagaaaaaacttactgaaattgcaaaggaaaggggatagaaatagaaaaagcttaaactagatcacagtttttttttatctattgtagatgtgcttaatcattagctccccgagggccagaaattgctccgccttgttacggcaggtccgaaaccgcgtcatcatctcacccgctagagcaaagaactccggcaaggtgaagagatcttctccggttacttcttgctgggccgcatcgccgctaccggcagcgaccacgctggcgaacgatcgcccccatccaggagggaacgctgggttgtccgctggaaccgtacgctgtccagctgcaggaacggtagAGCTCGTATTCCGCTGAGAAgggtgggatgctgctgctttcttcttcctcttttcctgctcctcgaggtaggccttgcgcgcgatgcatccgcggtaattaccggtatggttgccgtcacagttggcgcacttaatgcgcgccttggtttgctctgccttgtccccaagtccgccttgcacggcagtgcacacttctccgagaggtgtgtttcaccgcacttcacgcagcggggcgggaggttgcagttccgagagccgtggccgaacttctggcaacggtggcattgtgctacGTCCATTggatttttggagtaa
Protein-coding sequences here:
- the LOC6038895 gene encoding adenylate kinase isoenzyme 1 isoform X2, whose translation is MIRDSNVPIIWVLGGPGCGKGTQCEKIVAKYNFSHFSTGDLLRDEVASGSDQGKELQEMMKKGLLVSNETVLKLLEAAMTKALGGTVGYLIDGYPREPAQGPEFEKFIAPVDIVLYFECSNETLVARIMKRASESATVRADDNEETLKTRIATFRENTEKILVQYPTQLRRINAERAPEEIFAEVEKSIDELLAKKGKKA
- the LOC6038895 gene encoding adenylate kinase isoenzyme 1 isoform X1 — translated: MLFMCHQMAMEHESKQKAAGGGTSPGTSAPQTPTAAGEIIRDSNVPIIWVLGGPGCGKGTQCEKIVAKYNFSHFSTGDLLRDEVASGSDQGKELQEMMKKGLLVSNETVLKLLEAAMTKALGGTVGYLIDGYPREPAQGPEFEKFIAPVDIVLYFECSNETLVARIMKRASESATVRADDNEETLKTRIATFRENTEKILVQYPTQLRRINAERAPEEIFAEVEKSIDELLAKKGKKA
- the LOC119767033 gene encoding uncharacterized protein LOC119767033, with product MAVWGKIKITSSGKNTASIQPAPILRFSETLANALGNRKAKYKDVSKDLNKLINKEEEESPIAAKPPFDVERIKLVMQRIIRQQFNLKDEDGDPIKYVYNPAKNLELSQKIAKAIQDRVRSYNYSRYRIVSFCSVIEKENQGVSYKMKYAIDPYLDNYAQYVHDMAKFWVIATVLLVHKD